Proteins encoded in a region of the Streptomyces sp. NBC_01298 genome:
- a CDS encoding aldehyde dehydrogenase — MTELVEHGKLFIGGEWTDPLGSDTIKVVSPHTGQVIGSVPHASKADVDRAVAVARKAFDEGPWPRTTLEERIAVVTRIKDAIAVRHEEIARSISSQNGSPYSWSILAQALGPMMVYDAAITVARDYPYEEFRQGVLGPILVRREAVGVVAAVIPWNVPQFVAAAKLAPALLTGCTVILKPSPEAVLDSYILADIAREAGLPEGVLSILPADREVSEYLVGHPDVDKVAFTGSVPAGRRVMEVASKNLTRVTLELGGKSAAVILPDADLDTAIAGIVPAAWMNNGQACVAQTRVLAPRSRYEEIAEALAAAASALVVGDPMDPATQLGPLVARRQQQRSLDYIRIGQEEGAKVLSGGGRPAGSDLDQGWYVEPTLFGDVDNSMRIAREEIFGPVVCLIPYGDETEAIRIANDSEFGLSGSVWTGDVEHGIDFARQVRTGTFNVNTFSLDMLGPFGGYKNSGVGREFGPEGLGEYLEHKMIHLPAGYVPPAAGA, encoded by the coding sequence ATGACCGAGCTCGTGGAACACGGAAAACTGTTCATCGGCGGTGAGTGGACGGATCCGCTGGGCTCCGACACGATCAAGGTCGTCTCGCCCCACACCGGGCAGGTCATCGGCAGCGTCCCGCACGCCTCGAAGGCCGACGTCGACCGGGCCGTCGCCGTGGCCCGCAAGGCCTTCGACGAGGGCCCCTGGCCGCGCACCACGCTCGAAGAGCGGATCGCGGTGGTGACCAGGATCAAGGACGCCATAGCCGTCCGGCACGAGGAGATCGCCCGCTCGATCAGCTCCCAGAACGGGTCCCCGTACTCCTGGAGCATCCTCGCCCAGGCCCTCGGCCCGATGATGGTCTACGACGCCGCGATCACCGTCGCGCGCGACTACCCCTACGAGGAGTTCCGCCAGGGCGTCCTCGGCCCGATCCTCGTCCGGCGCGAAGCCGTCGGTGTGGTCGCCGCCGTCATCCCGTGGAACGTCCCGCAGTTCGTGGCCGCCGCCAAGCTGGCGCCCGCGCTGCTCACCGGCTGCACGGTGATCCTCAAGCCGTCCCCGGAGGCGGTCCTCGACTCCTACATCCTCGCCGACATCGCCCGCGAGGCCGGGCTGCCCGAGGGCGTGCTGTCGATCCTGCCCGCCGACCGCGAGGTCAGCGAGTACCTCGTCGGCCACCCGGACGTGGACAAGGTCGCCTTCACCGGCTCCGTGCCCGCCGGCCGGCGGGTCATGGAGGTCGCCTCGAAGAACCTCACCCGCGTGACCCTCGAACTCGGCGGCAAGTCCGCGGCCGTCATCCTCCCGGACGCCGACCTCGACACCGCCATCGCCGGGATCGTCCCCGCGGCCTGGATGAACAACGGCCAGGCCTGCGTGGCCCAGACCCGCGTCCTCGCCCCGCGCAGCCGCTACGAGGAGATCGCCGAGGCGCTCGCCGCCGCGGCCTCCGCGCTGGTCGTCGGCGACCCGATGGACCCCGCGACGCAGCTCGGCCCGCTGGTGGCCAGGCGGCAGCAGCAGCGCTCGCTCGACTACATCCGGATCGGCCAGGAGGAGGGCGCCAAGGTCCTCTCCGGCGGCGGACGTCCGGCCGGCTCGGACCTGGACCAGGGCTGGTACGTGGAGCCGACCCTCTTCGGAGACGTCGACAACTCGATGCGGATCGCCCGCGAGGAGATCTTCGGCCCGGTCGTCTGCCTGATCCCGTACGGGGACGAGACGGAGGCCATACGCATCGCCAACGACTCGGAGTTCGGGCTCAGCGGCAGCGTCTGGACCGGCGACGTGGAACACGGCATCGACTTCGCGCGGCAGGTGCGCACCGGCACCTTCAACGTGAACACCTTCAGCCTGGACATGCTCGGGCCGTTCGGCGGCTACAAGAACAGCGGCGTCGGGCGGGAGTTCGGCCCGGAGGGGCTGGGCGAGTACCTGGAGCACAAGATGATCCACCTCCCGGCAGGGTACGTACCCCCCGCGGCCGGTGCGTGA
- a CDS encoding ferredoxin — MGDRWHVEVDRGVCIGSGMCVNHAPEGFALDSARQSHPRAAETDASEPVLAAAEGCPVEAITIALLGTGEAVFPPEE, encoded by the coding sequence ATGGGTGACCGCTGGCACGTCGAGGTGGACCGGGGGGTCTGCATCGGCTCGGGCATGTGCGTGAACCACGCCCCCGAGGGCTTCGCCCTCGACTCCGCGCGGCAGTCGCATCCGCGGGCGGCCGAGACGGACGCGAGCGAGCCGGTGCTCGCGGCGGCGGAGGGCTGCCCGGTCGAGGCGATCACGATCGCCCTGCTGGGCACCGGCGAGGCGGTGTTCCCGCCGGAGGAGTGA